In one window of Leptospira sp. GIMC2001 DNA:
- a CDS encoding sodium:solute symporter family protein, protein MYASRKDEIDSSSDLILAGRKIPFFVGIFTMTATWVGGGYINGTAEAVADPEQGLVWVIAPWGYAISLVLGGIFFAGKMRSLGYTTMLDPFEQRYGKKIAALLFIPALIGEIFWSSAILTALGTTFGVVLGYDFQSSILISSIVAIGYTVLGGLMAVAYTDVLQLFCILIGLAIAIPYVTDSQGGLIASWNLYGERMGDAGKIFPDWKFFFGSSGLTWIDSVFLLALGGIPWQVYFQRVLSAQSPKQARQLSYIAAIGCILMAIPSIIIGIAGATADWDSLNIEAPPSYSLILPYVLQHLTPPLIATVGLAAVAAAVMSSIDSSILSASSMFYWNIYKPFTDYRKKNPTDKQENPKEVKRVVQIGIVVIGAIATAISLQVQSVYALWFLCADLVYVVLFPQLTMALFYKGANRIGAVAGFVVSFFLRIGGGEETFGFDPFLPYPDENFPLRSFSMVMGLLTIYFVSLITQKWSKSIDLKSKFNT, encoded by the coding sequence TGCATCAAGAAAAGATGAAATCGACAGTTCGAGCGATCTAATTCTTGCTGGAAGAAAAATTCCTTTCTTTGTAGGAATATTCACAATGACGGCTACCTGGGTCGGAGGTGGTTATATCAATGGGACTGCTGAGGCTGTTGCAGATCCTGAGCAAGGATTGGTATGGGTAATCGCTCCCTGGGGATATGCAATCAGCCTCGTGTTAGGTGGAATATTCTTCGCTGGAAAAATGAGGTCGTTGGGCTATACAACTATGCTTGATCCTTTTGAGCAGAGATATGGTAAGAAGATTGCAGCTTTATTGTTTATTCCAGCATTAATCGGGGAAATTTTCTGGAGCTCAGCAATTCTTACGGCATTGGGAACGACCTTTGGAGTTGTACTCGGATATGATTTCCAATCATCAATTTTAATTTCTTCAATCGTTGCAATCGGATATACTGTATTAGGTGGCTTAATGGCAGTCGCTTATACAGATGTTCTTCAACTTTTTTGTATATTAATTGGACTTGCAATTGCTATTCCTTATGTTACCGATTCGCAAGGTGGCTTAATTGCATCTTGGAATTTATATGGAGAAAGAATGGGAGACGCAGGCAAAATATTTCCGGATTGGAAATTTTTCTTCGGTAGTTCGGGTCTTACCTGGATAGATTCTGTTTTTCTTTTAGCGCTAGGAGGAATTCCTTGGCAAGTTTACTTTCAAAGGGTTCTATCTGCACAGTCCCCTAAACAAGCAAGGCAACTATCTTATATTGCAGCAATAGGATGCATTCTGATGGCAATACCATCCATTATAATTGGAATAGCTGGAGCTACTGCAGATTGGGACTCTTTAAATATAGAAGCCCCGCCCAGTTATTCTTTAATTCTTCCTTATGTTTTGCAGCACCTAACGCCTCCACTGATTGCAACCGTTGGGCTCGCAGCCGTTGCAGCAGCAGTGATGTCATCTATTGACTCTTCCATACTTTCTGCGAGTTCTATGTTTTATTGGAATATCTATAAGCCGTTTACGGACTATCGTAAAAAAAATCCTACAGATAAACAGGAGAATCCGAAAGAAGTAAAAAGGGTAGTGCAAATTGGCATCGTAGTGATTGGTGCAATCGCTACTGCGATTTCTCTCCAAGTTCAAAGTGTCTATGCGCTTTGGTTTCTATGTGCTGATCTTGTCTATGTTGTGCTTTTTCCTCAGCTAACTATGGCTTTATTTTATAAAGGTGCGAATCGTATTGGTGCTGTGGCAGGATTCGTAGTATCTTTTTTTCTGAGAATTGGAGGCGGAGAGGAAACTTTTGGATTCGATCCATTCCTTCCTTATCCAGACGAGAATTTTCCATTGCGA